The DNA window TTGCAAAATATAGTTATGAAGGTAAGAATGGTGCCTATTTCTTATGTGTTTAACAGATTTCCAAGAATGGTTAGGGATATTTCAAAGAATTTGGGAAAAGAGATAAATTTTGTAATGAAAGGTGAGGATACGGAATTAGATAGAACTTTTGTTGAGGAAATAGGAGATCCCCTCGTTCATTTGATAAGAAATGCAATCGATCATGGTATAGAGACAAAAGAAGAAAGAATTGCAAAGGGAAAATCCCCTGTTGGTACTTTGATTTTATCTGCAAGACATGAAGGTAATAATGTTGTTATAGAAGTTGAAGACGATGGAAGGGGCTTGGATAGAGAGAAGATTTTGAAAAAAGCTATTGAAAAGGGGTTGGTTGATGAATTAAAAGCATCTACTTTACCAGATGAAAAAATATATGAATTCTTGTTTATGCCTGGATTTTCAACAAAGGATCAAGTAAGTGAACTTTCTGGTAGAGGTGTAGGAATGGATGTGGTAAAGAATACAGTAGAATCTTTAAATGGGACCGTGCAGATAGAATCTCAAAAAGGTGTAGGTACAAAGGTTATTATAAAATTGCCATTAACACTTGCAATTATTCAAGCATTGCTTGTAAAAGTAAAGAATTATATCTATGCAATTCCTATTTCCGTAATAGACAGTACTTTAATTGTAGTTCCAGAAGAAATACAGATGGTTCAAAATAAAGAAGTAATTGTTAAGAGAGGAGAAGTTATTCCAATAATCAAGCTTTGGGATATACTTGGGATAGAACATGGTAAAGAGTTCGAAGAATTGAATGTTGTTGTTGTTAAAGTCGCAAATAGAAAATACGGTATAGCTGTGGATAGTTTGATTGGGCAAGAGGATATTGTTATTAAATCTTTGGGAAAATTGTTCTCAGATGTAAAAGAATTTAGTGGTGGTGCAACACTTGGTGACGGAAGTATTGCTTTGATAATTGACACCTTAAATTTGGTGGAGTGAGGTGGATAGAATGAGTGTAGAAACGGAATTTGAAGTTTTGAGTTTTAATGTTTGTAATCAAGAAATGAGTTTTGATGTAGATTATGTGGAAATAGTTATTGATAAGGATGAAGTTACCCCTGTGCCTAAATCAAAAGAGGTAATAGATGGTGTGATTAATTTAAGAGGTAGGATTATACCAGTTGTTAATTTGAAAAAAATTCTCGGTGGAATATGCCACAACATAGAAAACGAAGAGTTTAAAAAGATAATTATTACGAAAATAAGAGATATTGAAGTAGGTTTTTTGGTAGAAAATGTTAAGGGAGTTTTAAGAACATCTCAAGAAGAAATTGATAAAGCGTTTAGAGATGTGGATACTTATGGTAAGAAAGCAAAGGGATTAATAAAAAAAGGTGAAAGACTTGTGGTATACTTAGATATTGAGGAGATATTGGATGAAATAATTGGTGTGGAGGAGGTATAAGAGAATGGGGAAGAAAATTTTGATTGTGGATGATGCTGCATTTATGAGGATGATGTTGAAAGATATTATTACCAAAGCAGGTCATGAAGTAGTGGGAGAAGCGGCAAATGGTAAAGAAGCTGTGGAAAAATACAAAGAATTAAAACCAGATATCGTGACTATGGATATTACAATGCCGGAAATGAATGGTATAGAGGCTATTAAAGAGATTAAAAAGATAGATCCAAATGCAACAGTTATTGTATGTAGTGCTATGGGACAACAGGCAATGGTTATAGAAGCAATTCAAGCGGGAGCAAAAGATTTTATAGTTAAACCTTTCCAAGCAGCAAGGGTAATTGAGGCAATTCAGAAAGTATCAGGTTAGGGGGAGAGTGTTATTTCTACATTAGTTGGATTTGTAGTTTCTATTCTTATTTTTTCCATAGTCATGTTTGTTACCTATTTTTTAATCAGGAATAAAGTCCCCCGGAGTGTAGGGGGACGTTTTATTGTGGTAATTGAAAGGAAGTTTATTACGAGAAATTCTTACATAGCAATTGTT is part of the Thermosipho affectus genome and encodes:
- a CDS encoding chemotaxis protein CheW, encoding MSVETEFEVLSFNVCNQEMSFDVDYVEIVIDKDEVTPVPKSKEVIDGVINLRGRIIPVVNLKKILGGICHNIENEEFKKIIITKIRDIEVGFLVENVKGVLRTSQEEIDKAFRDVDTYGKKAKGLIKKGERLVVYLDIEEILDEIIGVEEV
- the cheY gene encoding chemotaxis protein CheY, coding for MGKKILIVDDAAFMRMMLKDIITKAGHEVVGEAANGKEAVEKYKELKPDIVTMDITMPEMNGIEAIKEIKKIDPNATVIVCSAMGQQAMVIEAIQAGAKDFIVKPFQAARVIEAIQKVSG